Proteins co-encoded in one Euleptes europaea isolate rEulEur1 chromosome 1, rEulEur1.hap1, whole genome shotgun sequence genomic window:
- the FAM53C gene encoding protein FAM53C isoform X1 — protein MITLITEQLQKQSLEELKCTSFSISLPLPDHADVATCGSPFQIAPEGASWRDLAPCPKIHLQDSTGLYQHSSLSLPLPPCSPDNSPQNSLTSQTLATNSSVSEKASVPPTKRHCRSLSVPEDLSRWQTIWRPLGSKVWTHIKRQDNSGGDTLAVRPQNLAEGANRSCFNPAPCASHQCVQDGAGGGRSPPFFSLALSRESPASVQWETGETLQPYPLQRRFSLSPVRFLPSPRSSTTSTPELLRHQHSLPRSRSQPCDLDTRKCGLKRRHDEEVRWHRPSLDFYKMNQKPFAGAVCQLDKSEEGGYPSWLLACSPQAPSAPCSPVSNCIQVLSESEEEEEAAAEAARRLNWNLASKRTLFQPDFSDLDLTLIEEN, from the exons CCTTTGCCTGATCATGCTGATGTGGCCACCTGTGGCAGCCCCTTCCAGATAGCGCCTG AGGGAGCTTCATGGAGGGACCTGGCTCCCTGTCCAAAGATCCATCTTCAGGACAGCACAGGCCTCTACCAACACTCCAGCTTGAGCCTTCCCCTGCCTCCCTGCAGCCCAGACAACAGTCCTCAGAACAGCCTCACATCCCAAACACTGGCCACCAACTCATCAGTCTCAGAAAAGGCTTCAGTGCCCCCCACCAAAAGACACTGCCGTTCACTTTCAGTGCCCGAAGATCTCTCACGTTGGCAGACTATCTGGAGGCCCCTAGGCTCCAAAGTGTGGACACACATCAAACGTCAGGACAACAGTGGAGGGGACACTTTGGCAGTTCGACCTCAGAACCTGGCCGAGGGAGCCAACAGATCTTGTTTCAATCCTGCCCCCTGTGCCTCTCATCAGTGTGTTCAAGATGGTGCTGGTGGTGGCAGAAGCCCACCTTTCTTCAGTTTGGCCCTGTCCCGAGAATCCCCAGCAAGTGTACAGTGGGAGACTGGAGAGACTTTGCAGCCGTACCCTTTGCAACGACGTTTCTCTTTGTCACCTGTCAGATTTTTGCCGTCCCCACGAAGCTCTACCACCTCCACACCAGAGCTGCTTCGACACCAGCATAGCCTCCCTCGCAGCCGCTCACAGCCATGTGACCTGGACACGAGGAAATGTGGTCTCAAGCGGCGCCATGATGAGGAAGTGAGGTGGCATAGGCCCTCACTTGATTTCTACAAGATGAATCAG AAACCATTTGCAGGAGCTGTCTGTCAGTTAGACAAATCTGAAGAAGGTGGCTATCCATCATGGCTCTTGGCCTGCAGCCCGCAAGCACCCTCAGCTCCATGCAGTCCCGTCAGTAATTGCATCCAGGTGCTTAGTGAAagcgaagaggaggaggaagcagcagcagaagcagcaaggAGACTAAACTGGAACTTAGCCAGCAAAAGGACTCTCTTCCAACCAGACTTTAGTGATCTGGATCTAACTTTGATTGAGGAGAACTAG
- the LOC130489887 gene encoding C-terminal-binding protein 2: MDRHKVKRQRLDRICEGIRPPIGNGPMPARPLVALLDGRDCTVEMPILKDVATVAFCDAQSTQEIHEKVLNEAVGALMYHTITLSRQDLEKFKALRVIVRIGSGYDNVDIKSAAELGIAVCNIPSSSVEETADSTLCHILNLYRRVTWLHQAMREGNRASSMEQIREVAGGAVRIRGETLGIIGLGRVGQAVALRAKPFGFNVIFYDPYLPDGVERSLGLQRMATLQDLLMHSDCITLHCSLNEHNHHLINDFTIKQMRQGCFLVNTARGGLVDEKALAQALKEGRIRGAALDVHESEPFSFANGPLKDAPNVICTPHTAWYSEQASIESREDAAKEIRRAITGHIPDTLRNCVNKEYLLLAAQWSSIDPATVHPELNGAAAYRFPPGVVGVAAPGLPEPSVEGIVTHGIPSVSHSAPHTPSPGESNKLEPDREISTDQ; this comes from the exons ATGGACAGACACAAAGTGAAGCGCCAGAGGCTGGACCGCATCTGCGAAG GTATAAGGCCTCCTATTGGTAATGGCCCAATGCCAGCACGTCCCTTGGTTGCCCTCCTGGATGGCAGGGATTGCACTGTAGAGATGCCTATTCTGAAGGATGTTGCCACAGTGGCTTTCTGTGATGCCCAGTCAACTCAGGAAATCCATGAAAAG GTGCTAAATGAAGCTGTTGGGGCTCTGATGTACCACACCATTACCTTGTCGCGCCAGGACCTGGAGAAGTTCAAAGCTCTCCGGGTCATTGTGCGAATTGGCAGTGGCTATGACAATGTGGATATCAAGTCAGCTGCAGAATTAG GCATTGCTGTGTGCAACATCCCTTCCTCTTCTGTGGAAGAAACTGCTGATTCCACACTTTGCCACATCCTGAATTTGTATCGACGGGTTACATGGCTCCACCAGGCCATGCGAGAAGGAAACAGAGCCTCAAGTATGGAACAGATCAGAGAGGTGGCTGGAGGGGCTGTGCGTATCCGTGGCGAGACCTTGGGCATCATCGGTCTTG GCCGAGTTGGGCAAGCAGTTGCCCTGCGTGCAAAACCATTTGGCTTCAACGTGATTTTCTATGATCCATATCTACCTGATGGAGTGGAGCGTTCCCTGGGATTGCAACGGATGGCCACCCTGCAGGACCTGCTAATGCACAGTGACTGCATCACGTTGCATTGCAGCCTCAATGAGCATAATCACCATCTCATCAATGACTTCACCATTAAACAG ATGcgccaaggctgttttctggtGAATACAGCTCGTGGGGGACTGGTTGATGAGAAAGCCTTGGCTCAAGCTCtaaaggaggggagaatcagaGGGGCAGCATTAGATGTGCATGAGTCTGAGCCCTTCAG CTTTGCAAATGGCCCCCTAAAAGATGCTCCCAACGTGATCTGTACTCCTCACACAGCGTGGTACAGCGAACAGGCATCCATTGAGTCCCGGGAGGATGCAGCGAAGGAGATTCGCAGAGCCATCACAG GTCACATACCTGATACTCTGAGGAACTGTGTTAATAAGGAGTACTTGCTTTTAGCGGCTCAGTGGTCCAGTATTGATCCTGCGACTGTACATCCAGAGCTTAATGGAGCTGCAGCTTATAG ATTTCCTCCAGGAGTAGTGGGAGTAGCAGCTCCGGGGCTACCAGAGCCTTCAGTAGAGGGGATTGTAACTCATGGCATTCCCTCTGTGTCTCACTCTGCACCCCATACCCCTTCTCCAGGAGAATCAAATAAATTGGAGCCAGACAGAGAAATCTCCACTGATCAGTAG
- the FAM53C gene encoding protein FAM53C isoform X2, whose protein sequence is MHILQHQPEGASWRDLAPCPKIHLQDSTGLYQHSSLSLPLPPCSPDNSPQNSLTSQTLATNSSVSEKASVPPTKRHCRSLSVPEDLSRWQTIWRPLGSKVWTHIKRQDNSGGDTLAVRPQNLAEGANRSCFNPAPCASHQCVQDGAGGGRSPPFFSLALSRESPASVQWETGETLQPYPLQRRFSLSPVRFLPSPRSSTTSTPELLRHQHSLPRSRSQPCDLDTRKCGLKRRHDEEVRWHRPSLDFYKMNQKPFAGAVCQLDKSEEGGYPSWLLACSPQAPSAPCSPVSNCIQVLSESEEEEEAAAEAARRLNWNLASKRTLFQPDFSDLDLTLIEEN, encoded by the exons AGGGAGCTTCATGGAGGGACCTGGCTCCCTGTCCAAAGATCCATCTTCAGGACAGCACAGGCCTCTACCAACACTCCAGCTTGAGCCTTCCCCTGCCTCCCTGCAGCCCAGACAACAGTCCTCAGAACAGCCTCACATCCCAAACACTGGCCACCAACTCATCAGTCTCAGAAAAGGCTTCAGTGCCCCCCACCAAAAGACACTGCCGTTCACTTTCAGTGCCCGAAGATCTCTCACGTTGGCAGACTATCTGGAGGCCCCTAGGCTCCAAAGTGTGGACACACATCAAACGTCAGGACAACAGTGGAGGGGACACTTTGGCAGTTCGACCTCAGAACCTGGCCGAGGGAGCCAACAGATCTTGTTTCAATCCTGCCCCCTGTGCCTCTCATCAGTGTGTTCAAGATGGTGCTGGTGGTGGCAGAAGCCCACCTTTCTTCAGTTTGGCCCTGTCCCGAGAATCCCCAGCAAGTGTACAGTGGGAGACTGGAGAGACTTTGCAGCCGTACCCTTTGCAACGACGTTTCTCTTTGTCACCTGTCAGATTTTTGCCGTCCCCACGAAGCTCTACCACCTCCACACCAGAGCTGCTTCGACACCAGCATAGCCTCCCTCGCAGCCGCTCACAGCCATGTGACCTGGACACGAGGAAATGTGGTCTCAAGCGGCGCCATGATGAGGAAGTGAGGTGGCATAGGCCCTCACTTGATTTCTACAAGATGAATCAG AAACCATTTGCAGGAGCTGTCTGTCAGTTAGACAAATCTGAAGAAGGTGGCTATCCATCATGGCTCTTGGCCTGCAGCCCGCAAGCACCCTCAGCTCCATGCAGTCCCGTCAGTAATTGCATCCAGGTGCTTAGTGAAagcgaagaggaggaggaagcagcagcagaagcagcaaggAGACTAAACTGGAACTTAGCCAGCAAAAGGACTCTCTTCCAACCAGACTTTAGTGATCTGGATCTAACTTTGATTGAGGAGAACTAG